The uncultured Desulfobulbus sp. genome window below encodes:
- a CDS encoding response regulator, which translates to MYSSILFIDDDYKILKSFKRSLTPEYRVFVAENPEEGLRIFEEKGPFSVLISDMRMPGMNGVEVLSKAYEIDADTSRVLLTGYADQQAAIDAVNKGRIFKFLTKPCPMQTLIPVLEEGIYTYKLNVSKRFIGERTQQGLVGMLSQILAMVNPTAQRKASRLKNFSRHMARGLRPQQRMLVEMAAVLSQLGCLNLSQETMMLYDGGGVIGQEDNIRIREQFDVASRLLMHLPRFEVIIEILGLLQKSPHQFPAYDDPEMQETIPLCSRILQTAIGLDLLLSTGKSPDEALNQLRADQPFYDPALVDRLNDFSFELHNEVLLYVRASELTPRMILAEDIRDKDGTLLATKGQPMANPLLTYLHKVHRRIGLPEPIGVFLPLQEYEI; encoded by the coding sequence ATGTATTCATCAATTTTGTTTATCGATGACGACTATAAAATTCTCAAGAGTTTCAAGCGAAGTCTCACTCCTGAGTATCGAGTGTTCGTCGCAGAGAATCCGGAAGAGGGGTTACGTATTTTTGAAGAAAAGGGCCCTTTTTCTGTCTTGATTTCCGATATGCGTATGCCGGGGATGAATGGGGTTGAGGTATTGTCGAAAGCTTATGAAATAGATGCCGATACCTCAAGGGTCCTGTTAACCGGCTATGCTGACCAGCAGGCTGCCATCGATGCTGTCAACAAGGGACGTATTTTCAAATTTTTGACCAAACCCTGTCCCATGCAGACGCTGATCCCGGTCCTTGAAGAAGGGATTTATACGTACAAGTTGAATGTCAGCAAACGCTTCATAGGAGAGCGAACCCAGCAGGGGCTGGTAGGGATGCTCTCGCAGATCCTGGCGATGGTGAACCCCACAGCACAGCGTAAAGCGAGCCGGCTCAAAAATTTTTCTCGCCATATGGCAAGAGGGCTGAGGCCACAACAGCGCATGTTAGTCGAGATGGCCGCGGTTCTGTCTCAGTTGGGTTGTTTGAATTTATCCCAGGAAACTATGATGCTTTATGATGGTGGGGGAGTCATTGGTCAGGAGGATAATATCCGCATCCGCGAGCAGTTTGATGTTGCTTCTCGCTTGTTGATGCATCTGCCCCGGTTTGAAGTCATTATCGAAATTTTGGGATTACTGCAAAAATCTCCGCACCAATTTCCAGCGTACGATGACCCGGAAATGCAAGAAACTATTCCATTATGTAGCCGTATTCTCCAGACAGCCATAGGGCTGGACTTATTGCTTTCGACGGGTAAATCGCCCGATGAGGCGTTGAACCAATTACGGGCGGATCAACCTTTTTATGATCCTGCACTTGTCGATCGCCTCAACGATTTCAGCTTTGAATTGCACAACGAGGTCCTGCTCTACGTGCGTGCCAGTGAGCTGACTCCGCGCATGATTCTGGCTGAAGATATTCGGGATAAGGATGGAACTCTGCTGGCAACCAAGGGGCAGCCCATGGCGAACCCATTGTTGACGTATCTGCATAAAGTACATCGGCGTATCGGTCTGCCTGAGCCCATAGGCGTGTTTTTGCCTTTGCAGGAGTATGAGATTTGA
- a CDS encoding flagellar basal body protein: MLSAISSAVSGLQAYSQKTAATANNVANMNTPGFKSDVVTFSSQVPQGVTTNVSKNESAGPLMAEQTSDGMEMVEQSNTDLTNEIPDLIMEKNGFSANLKTLQAADEMTKSLLDIKA, encoded by the coding sequence ATGCTCTCAGCCATCAGCTCAGCCGTGTCCGGTTTACAGGCCTACTCACAAAAGACAGCTGCCACAGCCAATAATGTAGCTAACATGAATACCCCCGGTTTTAAAAGCGATGTGGTTACCTTTTCCAGCCAGGTTCCCCAGGGAGTCACCACCAATGTCAGCAAGAATGAATCTGCTGGTCCGCTTATGGCGGAGCAGACCAGTGACGGCATGGAGATGGTCGAACAGTCCAATACTGACCTAACCAACGAGATACCGGATCTGATTATGGAAAAAAATGGTTTCAGCGCTAATCTCAAAACCCTGCAAGCAGCCGATGAAATGACGAAGAGTCTGCTTGACATCAAGGCATAG
- a CDS encoding DMT family transporter: MQAQQHGKEGKTPSRLQQRPFLGFGLVVLATMFFATMDTTTKYLTMRYNVPMVMAIRYLVQVVLMLSFLWPSQGSALVQTTRTGLVMVRSLSLVAASLFFGMALQRMPVAESTAIIFLAPMLVVLMAGPLLKERIGPVGWLAAGGGFIGVLCIVRPGGGLDALGIVCAFMAVTANVTYQLLSRVLAASEQTLAMLFHSAVVGAVCFGVVLPWFLGGEMPSLFHLWLFVLIGFLGVMAHFCFTLAYRFCSASQVAPVNYMQLVFASLLGWVVFTHMPDSLSLLGMIVVVISGLMIAIKARFEEKRMKAHLLRKL; the protein is encoded by the coding sequence ATGCAGGCGCAGCAGCATGGAAAGGAGGGGAAAACGCCATCTCGGCTCCAGCAACGTCCATTTCTTGGTTTCGGTTTGGTGGTGCTGGCCACTATGTTTTTTGCCACCATGGATACCACTACTAAGTATTTGACTATGCGTTATAACGTGCCTATGGTGATGGCGATTCGTTACCTGGTTCAGGTTGTTTTGATGCTGAGTTTTTTGTGGCCATCACAGGGTAGCGCACTGGTGCAGACTACCAGAACAGGCCTTGTGATGGTTCGTTCGCTCTCTTTGGTTGCGGCGTCCCTTTTCTTTGGGATGGCCCTGCAGCGTATGCCGGTGGCCGAATCAACAGCCATCATTTTTTTAGCCCCAATGCTCGTTGTGCTGATGGCCGGACCACTGCTTAAAGAACGCATTGGTCCCGTGGGCTGGCTGGCTGCAGGGGGAGGGTTTATAGGGGTGTTGTGTATCGTGCGTCCCGGCGGTGGGCTGGATGCGCTGGGCATTGTCTGTGCCTTTATGGCGGTGACCGCCAACGTAACCTATCAATTGCTCTCCCGTGTCCTGGCCGCCAGTGAACAGACCTTGGCCATGCTCTTTCATAGCGCGGTTGTCGGCGCGGTTTGTTTTGGTGTTGTCCTGCCCTGGTTCCTTGGGGGAGAGATGCCCTCCTTGTTTCATCTCTGGCTTTTTGTACTCATTGGTTTTTTAGGAGTCATGGCCCATTTCTGTTTTACCCTGGCCTATCGATTTTGTTCGGCCTCACAGGTGGCCCCAGTTAACTATATGCAGTTGGTTTTCGCCTCATTACTCGGCTGGGTAGTTTTTACTCATATGCCCGATAGTCTTAGCCTGTTGGGGATGATTGTGGTGGTGATTTCCGGTCTTATGATCGCCATCAAGGCCAGATTTGAGGAAAAGAGGATGAAGGCCCATCTATTGCGGAAATTATGA
- a CDS encoding DUF190 domain-containing protein, which produces MMLNYKAIEIFTNEEARCKGKPVADAVVEYVRDLKLAARCTISRGIGGCYENGEMTTGRLEILSYNLPLHIEIVLPAAACEQVLDGLDVLVCDGIITVRDLMVVSHKTATTFFPRQLTVRDVMTRNPLSVTREQDLATAAELLLSSIFTGLPVVDEAGHPLGILTQGDLINRGGLPLRLGILVNTEENDRATVMTALKEKQVHEVMSEPAVCIDDDQPLTEAVELMLEKRLKRLPVVNSKNILVGILSRLDIFTTVMREAPDWKSFHSQNITVNNLHTVRDILRQDTRTVTPETSLDTVMQIIDGNDIQCVAVVDQKKHLVGMIADSDLLHFFKPDPNGFQALVARFVHPFHTKMPEKLVQTTAGQVMRTELKIAREDMVLEEAITLMTQEQLKRLPVVDSQGIFLGMISRDSLLRTGFKSL; this is translated from the coding sequence ATGATGCTGAACTACAAAGCAATTGAAATTTTCACCAATGAAGAAGCCCGCTGCAAAGGAAAACCAGTGGCCGACGCGGTGGTGGAGTATGTGCGAGACCTGAAATTGGCCGCCCGCTGTACGATTTCTCGAGGTATTGGCGGTTGCTATGAAAACGGAGAGATGACCACAGGACGCCTTGAAATCCTCTCTTATAACCTTCCTCTTCACATCGAGATTGTGCTGCCTGCAGCTGCCTGCGAGCAGGTTCTTGATGGCCTGGATGTGCTCGTCTGTGACGGGATTATTACCGTCCGAGATCTGATGGTGGTCAGCCATAAAACAGCCACTACCTTTTTTCCTCGCCAGCTCACCGTCCGCGACGTCATGACCAGAAATCCGCTTAGTGTGACTAGAGAGCAAGACCTCGCTACGGCAGCAGAACTTCTGCTCTCATCAATTTTCACCGGACTTCCAGTGGTTGACGAGGCTGGACATCCGCTTGGTATTCTCACCCAGGGCGATCTAATCAACAGGGGCGGCCTGCCATTACGGTTGGGGATACTGGTCAACACGGAAGAAAACGACCGAGCAACTGTCATGACAGCGCTCAAAGAAAAGCAGGTGCATGAAGTCATGAGTGAACCCGCTGTGTGTATCGATGATGATCAGCCTCTGACCGAGGCAGTTGAACTGATGCTGGAAAAAAGGTTGAAACGGCTCCCGGTCGTCAACTCCAAGAATATTTTGGTCGGCATTCTCTCACGATTGGATATTTTCACCACAGTGATGCGCGAGGCACCGGACTGGAAATCTTTTCACAGCCAGAACATCACGGTGAACAATCTCCATACCGTGCGCGATATTCTTCGTCAGGATACCAGAACCGTTACTCCAGAGACTTCCCTTGATACGGTGATGCAGATTATCGATGGCAACGACATTCAATGCGTTGCGGTTGTTGACCAGAAAAAACACCTGGTGGGAATGATAGCTGACAGTGACCTCCTCCACTTCTTCAAACCCGATCCCAACGGGTTTCAGGCTCTTGTTGCCCGTTTTGTTCATCCTTTTCATACGAAGATGCCGGAAAAACTTGTCCAAACCACAGCTGGCCAGGTAATGCGTACAGAGCTGAAAATTGCCCGGGAGGATATGGTTCTGGAAGAAGCGATCACTCTCATGACCCAGGAACAGCTCAAACGATTGCCTGTAGTGGATAGTCAGGGGATTTTTCTGGGCATGATCAGTCGTGACAGCCTGCTGCGCACCGGATTCAAATCGTTATAA
- the crcB gene encoding fluoride efflux transporter CrcB codes for MFAGYKLALVMAGGSLGAASRYGIGLLAARLWGTSFPYGTLTANMAGCFIIGLIFALADRSRLLTPDVRLLLITGYLGALTTFSSFSLETVNAGRAGLPLQSLTNILINNIGGFTLTYLGLRLGSLRWGI; via the coding sequence ATGTTTGCAGGATATAAATTGGCTTTGGTCATGGCCGGTGGCAGTTTGGGTGCGGCCAGCCGCTACGGAATCGGTCTGCTCGCCGCCCGACTCTGGGGAACATCCTTCCCCTACGGCACCCTCACCGCCAACATGGCGGGTTGTTTTATCATCGGACTGATCTTTGCTTTGGCGGATCGTTCTCGACTCTTGACACCCGATGTGCGCTTATTGCTGATCACCGGCTATCTTGGTGCGCTGACGACCTTTTCATCCTTTTCTCTCGAAACGGTTAATGCCGGGAGAGCTGGCCTTCCCCTACAATCATTGACAAACATTTTAATCAACAATATCGGTGGGTTTACCCTCACCTATCTGGGACTGCGCCTGGGCAGCCTGCGTTGGGGGATATGA
- a CDS encoding thiamine pyrophosphate-dependent enzyme, producing MSENVSDVLVDMLVDAGVRRVYAVTGDSLNPINDAIRRDGRIQWVHVRHEEAGAYAASMDAELNGIGCCMGSSGPGHVHLVNGLYDANRAGNPVIAIASTANTDKLGLEYFQETNVNKLFDDCSKYCFMANTPIQALQGCQSAIQHALGKRGVAVIGLPGDVAAAKVVRPASSLKNYSIQARTIPSIEELEQIAQILNSNKKVMLYCGLGAKDAVPEVLAMAEKLKAPIAYSFRGKIFFDKETNPYAVGLTGLLGMKSGFQAMHEAEVVVLLGTDFPYSAFMPENNTIIQIDIDPAKLGRRAQVDFGYCGDIKASLEQLLPLLQTEEKDDFLVKMRSLYEIIEEKYQAYVTNKAKAGNIHPELVSSVINDQADDDAIFTVDTGMCSVWAARYIKGKKNRYITGSFNHGSMANAMPMAIGSGLSQPGRQVVAMCGDGGLMMMLGDLMTIAQYVIPVKLILFNNRTLGMVKLEMEVAGLPDWQTNMVNPDFAKVGEAMGIKSWTVKEGKDVRSAITEAFAHDGPALVNIFTDPNALAMPPHVDFHQLKGFAWSMGRLMLNGQSAEVVNVATSGVKYLKEIL from the coding sequence ATGTCGGAAAATGTTTCAGATGTTTTAGTTGATATGTTGGTCGATGCTGGGGTGCGCAGGGTGTACGCCGTTACCGGTGATAGTCTCAATCCTATTAATGATGCTATCCGCCGGGATGGACGCATTCAGTGGGTCCACGTGCGTCATGAAGAGGCTGGTGCCTATGCCGCGTCCATGGATGCTGAACTCAACGGCATCGGTTGCTGTATGGGCTCCAGTGGTCCCGGACATGTGCATCTTGTGAACGGGCTGTACGATGCCAATCGCGCTGGAAATCCGGTTATTGCCATCGCCTCTACAGCCAACACCGATAAGCTGGGCCTCGAATATTTTCAGGAGACCAATGTAAACAAACTTTTTGATGACTGTTCCAAGTACTGTTTTATGGCCAATACCCCTATTCAGGCTCTGCAGGGCTGCCAGAGTGCAATTCAGCATGCATTGGGGAAGCGGGGCGTTGCTGTAATCGGTCTCCCGGGTGATGTAGCTGCTGCAAAAGTGGTCAGACCAGCTTCCTCTCTGAAAAACTACTCGATCCAGGCGCGCACCATACCTTCCATTGAAGAGTTGGAGCAGATAGCCCAGATCCTGAACAGTAATAAAAAAGTGATGCTGTACTGCGGGCTCGGAGCCAAGGACGCAGTCCCTGAGGTCCTGGCCATGGCCGAGAAACTCAAAGCACCTATTGCTTACAGTTTTCGGGGGAAAATATTTTTTGATAAGGAAACCAATCCGTATGCCGTGGGACTCACCGGGCTACTGGGGATGAAATCAGGCTTTCAGGCCATGCACGAGGCTGAAGTCGTTGTGCTCTTGGGCACAGATTTTCCCTACAGTGCTTTCATGCCGGAGAACAATACCATCATCCAGATCGATATCGATCCGGCGAAACTCGGTCGACGGGCCCAGGTTGATTTTGGCTATTGCGGCGATATCAAGGCAAGCCTTGAGCAGTTGTTGCCCTTGCTTCAGACTGAGGAGAAAGACGATTTCCTGGTGAAAATGCGCTCGCTCTATGAAATCATCGAAGAAAAATATCAGGCCTATGTGACGAACAAGGCAAAGGCAGGGAATATTCATCCTGAGCTGGTCTCCTCGGTGATCAACGATCAGGCAGACGATGACGCCATCTTTACCGTGGATACCGGTATGTGCTCCGTCTGGGCAGCTCGCTATATTAAAGGAAAGAAAAACAGATATATAACTGGTTCGTTTAATCACGGTTCCATGGCCAATGCCATGCCCATGGCCATCGGTTCGGGGCTTTCTCAGCCCGGCCGCCAGGTTGTGGCCATGTGTGGTGATGGGGGGCTGATGATGATGCTGGGAGATCTGATGACCATTGCTCAGTATGTCATTCCTGTGAAGCTGATTCTCTTTAATAACAGAACGCTGGGAATGGTGAAGCTGGAGATGGAGGTCGCAGGCTTACCCGACTGGCAGACCAATATGGTGAACCCGGACTTTGCCAAGGTGGGGGAAGCCATGGGCATCAAATCCTGGACTGTCAAAGAAGGGAAAGATGTTCGTAGCGCAATCACCGAGGCTTTTGCCCATGATGGTCCCGCCCTGGTCAATATTTTTACGGATCCTAATGCTCTCGCCATGCCGCCCCATGTGGATTTTCACCAGTTGAAAGGCTTTGCCTGGTCCATGGGCAGGCTCATGCTCAACGGTCAGAGCGCTGAGGTGGTCAATGTTGCCACAAGCGGAGTCAAATATCTCAAGGAAATTCTGTAA